One genomic window of Danio rerio strain Tuebingen ecotype United States chromosome 24, GRCz12tu, whole genome shotgun sequence includes the following:
- the si:ch211-37e10.1 gene encoding uncharacterized protein si:ch211-37e10.1 isoform X3, with protein MTGYSDDLVSPENNVQRTVAVFDRMYNTLQRARRELTDTTSNGTTNLLTATRTLFRRRRSQVQGTSTRRGRSTWQVGLFLLPGPDIQQLPSVSERHVLTNNGLGIPAKEVADCQLSTIDLNWSLADVNNFVCQSFPMISLNLVGFELAKVNRVKKIQKLQASCVRDLKKAVGKSRLYVVPRAEVGQPIPLPLNQPSTGPNFETTETSDLPLSEPITGPQPETTNELEEWRAIRHQQDQEYEQSLRADQEKDRRTEEISQYEERRLKIIQERLMRTNEEPADGIPLKFTFPDGTMKIRRFQVFDQIQALFDFVGTHSSATEYFYIKEATSAVSISSTVPGTLLDHYLNAPLNIHVRWMEMEDVQALFHQQNSVLLPSPDELETSEVQDDLETVESVTPDEIHSQDDMEIMDSGSREEMYSNHRENVSETVDSGPEIYNNYNNIMPDNDLPEPDDQDHQDGSEVMYLEDFVGSTEDILLELGKEINYNLSCRFNINRKNLLDGAFRAFGRKSYDPFKRISVRFSDECGNFEEGVDLGGPRREFLSLVLEEIEKSSMLAGPDGCKNLALDSVGAHIYLIFIK; from the exons ATGACGGGCTACAGCGATGATTTAGTATCGCCGGAAAATAATGTGCAACGTACTGTAGCCGTGTTTGACAGAATGTATAATACATTACAACGTGCCAGACGCGAATTAACAGATACCACTTCAAATGGTACTACAAACCTTTTGACTGCGACGAGAACACTCTTCAGGAGACGCAGAAGTCAAGTTCAAG GCACATCCACAAGAAGAGGACGTTCAACCTGGCAGGTGGGCCTCTTTCTCCTCCCAGGACCAGACATTCAGCAACTTCCATCTGTGTCTGAACGGCATGTGCTTACAAATAATGGATTAG gAATTCCAGCGAAGGAGGTAGCAGATTGCCAACTGTCCACAATCGATTTAAACTGGAGCCTGGCAGATGTGAATAATTTCGTTTGTCAGAGCTTCCCTATGATTAGTTTGAACCTGGTGGGTTTTGAGTTGGCAAAAGTAAACAGGGTGAAAAAAATCCAGAAGCTACAAGCAAGCTGTGTGAGAGATCTGAAGAAGGCTGTGGGAAAAAGCAGACTTTATGTTGTCCCTCGTGCTGAAGTGGGCCAG CCAATCCCCTTGCCTCTAAATCAACCATCCACAGGACCTAACTTTGAAACAACAGAG aCAAGTGACTTGCCTCTGAGTGAACCAATCACAGGGCCTCAACCTGAAACGACAAATGAATTAGAG GAGTGGAGAGCTATAAGGCATCAACAAGACCAAGAGTATGAGCAATCACTGAGAGCGGATCAGGAAAAG GATCGGAGGACAGAAGAAATATCTCAATATGAAGAGAGGCGCCTTAAG ATAATACAGGAAAGACTCATGAGGACAAATGAAGAACCAGCTGATGGCATACCACTAAAATTTACTTTCCCAGATGGCACAATGAAAATTAGACGGTTCCAAGTATTTGATCAAATACAG gcaCTGTTTGACTTTGTGGGAACACATTCCTCAGCCACAGAGTATTTTTACATAAAGGAAGCTACATCAGCTGTATCAATATCTAGCACAGTTCCCGGCACTCTTCTGGATCATTACTTGAATGCCCCATTGAACATTCATGTTCGATGGATGGAGATGGAAGATGTACAA gcccTTTTCCACCAGCAGAATTCAGTTCTTTTGCCAAGTCCAGATGAACTTGAGACTAGCGAGGTTCAAGATGACCTTGAAACAGTGGAATCTGTGACTCCAGACGAAATTCACAGTCAAGATGACATGGAAATCATGGATTCTGGTTCTCGAGAAGAAATGTACTCAAATCACAGAGAAAATGTCTCTGAAACAGTGGATTCTGGACCAGAAATATATAACAACTACAATAATATAATGCCAGACAATGATTTACCTGAGCCAGATGACCAAGATCATCAAGATGGTTCTGAAGTTAT GTATTTGGAAGACTTTGTCGGTTCTACAGAGGATATACTTTTGGAGCTTGGGAAAGAAATAAACTACAACTTAAGCTGCAGATTCAACATTAATCGAAAAAATCTACTAGATGGTGCATTCAGAGCATTTGGACGAAAATCCTATGATCCCTTCAAAAGAATTTCTGTCCGATTTTCTGATGAATGTGGAAATTTTGAAGAGGGTGTGGATTTGGGAGGCCCACGGAGGGAGTTCCTTAGCTTGGTCTTAGAAGAAATTGAAAAATCTTCAATGCTTGCGGGCCCAGATGGATGCAAAAACCTTGCTCTTGACTCTGTTGGTGCGcacatttatttgatcttt ATTAAATAG
- the si:ch211-37e10.1 gene encoding E3 ubiquitin-protein ligase Smurf1 isoform X2, with the protein MISLNLVGFELAKVNRVKKIQKLQASCVRDLKKAVGKSRLYVVPRAEVGQPIPLPLNQPSTGPNFETTETSDLPLSEPITGPQPETTNELEEWRAIRHQQDQEYEQSLRADQEKDRRTEEISQYEERRLKIIQERLMRTNEEPADGIPLKFTFPDGTMKIRRFQVFDQIQALFDFVGTHSSATEYFYIKEATSAVSISSTVPGTLLDHYLNAPLNIHVRWMEMEDVQALFHQQNSVLLPSPDELETSEVQDDLETVESVTPDEIHSQDDMEIMDSGSREEMYSNHRENVSETVDSGPEIYNNYNNIMPDNDLPEPDDQDHQDGSEVMYLEDFVGSTEDILLELGKEINYNLSCRFNINRKNLLDGAFRAFGRKSYDPFKRISVRFSDECGNFEEGVDLGGPRREFLSLVLEEIEKSSMLAGPDGCKNLALDSVAVRQDRYYLVGKAIAVSMVHGGPSPGFFSPTLFECISNGQVSPTIEDVNDLDLQAKIKKISLAATMEELCEATECMSEYLANAGCLRAVKCLKDKDLLLQDILMFQVVNRLHGPLERLKEGLRTLELLEAVVKHKEAFRPLFCSPPQPLTADALDQLFDIRYSTVGSNKRAEENTTVAFWRDYLIDVEEGTSSCTLQKILTFATGCCALPAIGLKPQPSIEFLHPMDTSEREKFPTANTCINCLRLPLHKNYEMFKSNMDFGICNTQGFGQE; encoded by the exons ATGATTAGTTTGAACCTGGTGGGTTTTGAGTTGGCAAAAGTAAACAGGGTGAAAAAAATCCAGAAGCTACAAGCAAGCTGTGTGAGAGATCTGAAGAAGGCTGTGGGAAAAAGCAGACTTTATGTTGTCCCTCGTGCTGAAGTGGGCCAG CCAATCCCCTTGCCTCTAAATCAACCATCCACAGGACCTAACTTTGAAACAACAGAG aCAAGTGACTTGCCTCTGAGTGAACCAATCACAGGGCCTCAACCTGAAACGACAAATGAATTAGAG GAGTGGAGAGCTATAAGGCATCAACAAGACCAAGAGTATGAGCAATCACTGAGAGCGGATCAGGAAAAG GATCGGAGGACAGAAGAAATATCTCAATATGAAGAGAGGCGCCTTAAG ATAATACAGGAAAGACTCATGAGGACAAATGAAGAACCAGCTGATGGCATACCACTAAAATTTACTTTCCCAGATGGCACAATGAAAATTAGACGGTTCCAAGTATTTGATCAAATACAG gcaCTGTTTGACTTTGTGGGAACACATTCCTCAGCCACAGAGTATTTTTACATAAAGGAAGCTACATCAGCTGTATCAATATCTAGCACAGTTCCCGGCACTCTTCTGGATCATTACTTGAATGCCCCATTGAACATTCATGTTCGATGGATGGAGATGGAAGATGTACAA gcccTTTTCCACCAGCAGAATTCAGTTCTTTTGCCAAGTCCAGATGAACTTGAGACTAGCGAGGTTCAAGATGACCTTGAAACAGTGGAATCTGTGACTCCAGACGAAATTCACAGTCAAGATGACATGGAAATCATGGATTCTGGTTCTCGAGAAGAAATGTACTCAAATCACAGAGAAAATGTCTCTGAAACAGTGGATTCTGGACCAGAAATATATAACAACTACAATAATATAATGCCAGACAATGATTTACCTGAGCCAGATGACCAAGATCATCAAGATGGTTCTGAAGTTAT GTATTTGGAAGACTTTGTCGGTTCTACAGAGGATATACTTTTGGAGCTTGGGAAAGAAATAAACTACAACTTAAGCTGCAGATTCAACATTAATCGAAAAAATCTACTAGATGGTGCATTCAGAGCATTTGGACGAAAATCCTATGATCCCTTCAAAAGAATTTCTGTCCGATTTTCTGATGAATGTGGAAATTTTGAAGAGGGTGTGGATTTGGGAGGCCCACGGAGGGAGTTCCTTAGCTTGGTCTTAGAAGAAATTGAAAAATCTTCAATGCTTGCGGGCCCAGATGGATGCAAAAACCTTGCTCTTGACTCTGTTG CTGTCAGACAAGACAGATACTATCTTGTTGGAAAAGCTATAGCTGTCAGCATGGTTCACGGGGGACCATCTCCAGGATTCTTTTCACCCACTTTGTTTGAATGCATCAGTAATGGACAAGTCTCACCCACGATAGAAGATGTAAATGACTTGGACTTGCAAGCTAAAATCAAAAAG ATTTCACTTGCTGCAACCATGGAGGAGTTGTGTGAGGCAACAGAGTGTATGAGTGAATACCTGGCAAATGCAGGATGCCTTCGAGCTGTAAAATGCCTAAAAGACAAAGATCTGCTTTTACAAGACATCCTAATGTTCCAAGTCGTGAACAGACTTCATGGTCCACTTGAACG aCTTAAGGAGGGCTTGAGGACTCTAGAACTGTTGGAGGCtgttgttaaacacaaagaaGCCTTCAGGCCCCTTTTTTGCAGCCCACCACAGCCACTTACAGCAGATGCCCTCGATCAGTTATTCGATATTCGTTACTCCACTGTTGGAAGTAACAAGCGGGCAGAGGAAAACACCACAGTGGCATTCTGGAGGGACTACCTTATAGATGTAGAAG AGGGCACCTCTAGCTGCACGCTACAGAAAATTCTTACATTTGCAACTGGATGCTGTGCTCTTCCTGCAATAGGATTAAAGCCACAGCCATCAATTGAGTTCTTGCACCCCATGGACACTTCCGAGAGAGAGAAGTTTCCAACTGCAAACACATGCATCAACTGTTTGCGCCTTCCTTTGCACAAAAACTATGAAATGTTTAAGTCTAATATGGACTTTGGCATTTGCAACACTCAAGGGTTTGGTCAAGAGTAG
- the nell3 gene encoding uncharacterized protein nell3 gives MLTSRCLYFPDIPTEDSCRWINERTMPSLRKTLLLMIYVLCAFRSARSGDSGDARPCSGSHCPGHRTHKPSRQHNPTTHGRSINQHHPHSSFPSENHATLLSQRGRSGDQTRESVQTRVPGGFVPVCADCVRPDHVKNDTGECKGIECRLPLRIRRPCAGEGCVPGTSQPPLVHVADRAAQFLGEFPDIGYPASESGAPLGVQLTCDIKPGENEVPAEDALILHLQLAKGQEKLVEALRAQQGVIRDLQKRLVDQQETLLSQQREILDQQRRMFEQMDVVKVQYGLLSDTIKQVSFQGLQGELQSYFESHLTSLQNQARSHLQKSYAVHKVDVDAKVMNVVGDSGHPLLGCQTICGPEEFCDFQKDQPQCEKCTVCPPGFFLVSQCSPTADRMCQDRDECLELPSLCGERVKCLNTPGGFRCLGVSEREISTGLCGLEYFYNQELQECQACSDCDGEPVAVPCTSTSDAVCGSVSENMLSLSWAASIIIPPIKLRSTSIYPGLQLKIRGKEGNNLLINHDDYLNLQQHGLVWIDYNFALKHSCRNFLQVGIRINGSEEEGHDLSGVRIEQPERKFFQGVTVSAAAEVEPNQNLTLVLKSPNQYCNQSKDIQVYELGGASFSLLWLSHDTGAVAMTAQMSTAAHYQSNYRPTFRISTVSDPYIVSLTHDSRGVRFMESGVVKFVLQQAVYSMGHTCVREGFSLIAYVSRNGTNQEILRSFKSGVNYRDTSITLSGATRVDSEDWLNFEIVAPSQCNVRYFGDSSGISMLSLIWIPTTVSSTFTATVSRTGLPTGAVRNKPLFFRQMSPNTEQMRLAASSEPYAHRNFLFTEVGTVSVALNLKLIHSCNVVKLTLYRQSMDGGQPTPLSQQVGGHMPEGSEWASVGLRTSFDVQNGTAIYVSLDCVRGRINQITHESGTNISILWMAS, from the exons ATGCTCACCTCCCGCTGTTTATATTTCCCTGACATTCCAACAGAAGACAGCTGCAG GTGGATAAATGAACGAACAATGCCATCATTGAGAAAGACGCTGCTGCTGATGATTTATGTGTTATGCGCGTTCCGCTCCGCGCGCTCGGGAGACTCTGGAGACGCCAGACCCTGCTCCGGATCACACTGTCCGGGGCATAGAACGCACAAACCGTCGCGACAACACAACCCGACGACACATGGTAGATCAATAAATCAACACCATCCTCACTCAAGCTTTCCATCAGAAAATCACGCAACGCTTCTGTCCCAGCGCGGGCGGTCTGGAGACCAGACAAGGGAAAGCGTCCAGACGCGCGTGCCTGGAGGTTTTGTTCCTGTGTGCGCAGATTGCGTTAGACCAGATCATGTAAAGAACGACACCGGTGAATGTAAAGGAATTGAGTGCCGTCTGCCTCTGAGGATACGCAGACCCTGTGCTGGAGAAGGGTGTGTGCCCGGGACGAGCCAACCTCCCCTCGTCCATGTGGCAGACAGAGCCGCTCAGTTTCTGGGGGAATTTCCGGACATTGGATATCCTGCATCAGAGTCCGGGGCTCCTCTGGGAGTTCAGCTCACTTGTGACATCAAACCAG GAGAGAATGAAGTACCTGCAGAGGATGCACTTATCCTACATCTACAGCTGGCGAAGGGACAAGAGAAGCTCGTGGAGGCTTTGAGAGCTCAGCAAGGGGTGATTCGTGATCTGCAGAAGAGGCTGGTGGACCAGCAGGAGACCCTTCTCTCCCAGCAGCGAGAGATCCTCGACCAGCAGCGTCGCATGTTTGAGCAGATGGATGTGGTGAAAGTTCAGTACGGTCTGCTTTCTGACACCATCAAGCAAGTCTCTTTCCAAGGCCTGCAGGGAGAACTGCAAAGCTATTTCGAAAGTCACCTGACGAGTCTTCAGAACCAAGCACGGAGTCATCTGCAAAAATCTTATGCCGTGCATAAGGTTGATGTGGACGCCAAGGTGATGAATGTTGTTGGGGATTCAGGGCACCCATTGTTGGGCTGCCAAACGATATGTGGGCCTGAAGAATTCTGCGACTTCCAGAAGGATCAACCACAGTGTGAAAAGTGCACCGTGTGTCCACCTGGATTCTTTCTGGTGTCACAGTGCTCGCCCACCGCTGATAGGATGTGCCAG GACAGGGATGAGTGCCTAGAATTACCAAGCTTGTGTGGAGAGCGAGTAAAATGTCTCAATACTCCAG GAGGGTTTCGTTGTCTTGGTGTCTCAGAGAGGGAGATTTCCACAGGACTGTGTGGTCTTGAGTACTTCTACAATCAAGAACTTCAGGAGTGCCAGGCTTGTTCAGATTGCGATGGTGAGCCGGTTGCCGTTCCCTGCACCTCCACCAGTGACGCTGTATGTGGAAGTGTGTCTGAGAACATGCTCTCATTGTCTTGGGCTGCTTCAATTATCATACCACCAATTAAACTGAGGAGTACCTCCATCTACCCAGGGCTACAGCTTAAAATCCGTGGCAAAGAAGGAAACAACCTACTGATTAACCATGATGATTACCTCAACCTCCAACAACATGGACTTGTCTGGATAGATTACAACTTTGCACTAAAGCACAGCTGCAGGAACTTTCTCCAGGTTGGGATACGAATAAACGGTAGTGAAGAGGAAGGACACGATCTAAGCGGGGTTCGAATTGAGCAACCTGAACGAAAGTTCTTCCAGGGTGTGACTGTAAGTGCTGCAGCCGAAGTGGAACCAAATCAGAATCTTACACTAGTTCTGAAGAGTCCTAACCAATACTGCAATCAGAGTAAAGATATCCAAGTCTACGAGCTTGGAGGTGCTtcgttcagcttgctctggcttTCCCATGACACTGGTGCTGTGGCCATGACTGCTCAGATGTCCACAGCAGCCCATTACCAGAGTAACTACCGTCCAACTTTCCGTATTTCCACTGTCTCTGATCCCTACATTGTGTCACTGACTCATGACAGCCGTGGGGTGCGCTTCATGGAGAGCGGTGTGGTGAAATTTGTGCTCCAACAGGCTGTCTATTCCATGGGCCACACATGTGTTCGAGAAGGTTTCTCACTGATTGCATATGTCAGCCGAAATGGCACTAACCAGGAGATATTGCGCTCTTTCAAGTCTGGTGTTAACTACAGGGACACCTCTATCACTCTTTCTGGAGCCACAAGGGTAGACAGTGAAGACTGGCTCAATTTTGAGATTGTCGCTCCATCTCAGTGCAATGTCCGTTACTTTGGCGATAGCTCTGGTATTAGTATGCTGAGCTTGATCTGGATCCCTACCACAGTGTCCTCCACATTCACGGCCACTGTCTCTAGAACAGGTCTACCCACTGGGGCAGTTCGAAACAAACCCCTGTTCTTCAGGCAAATGAGTCCAAATACCGAGCAAATGCGGTTAGCTGCATCAAGTGAGCCATATGCTCATAGGAACTTTTTGTTTACTGAGGTTGGGACAGTCAGTGTAGCCCTCAACCTAAAACTGATTCATTCCTGCAATGTGGTAAAGCTGACCCTTTACCGGCAGAGTATGGATGGAGGTCAGCCTACACCATTGAGCCAGCAAGTGGGTGGACATATGCCTGAAGGCAGTGAGTGGGCCAGCGTAGGGCTGAGAACTTCCTTCGATGTTCAGAATGGCACTGCCATCTATGTTTCCCTAGACTGTGTTCGTGGACGAATCAACCAGATTACCCATGAGAGTGGGACCAACATCTCCATTCTTTGGATGGCATCATAA
- the si:ch211-37e10.1 gene encoding uncharacterized protein si:ch211-37e10.1 isoform X1 — protein sequence MTGYSDDLVSPENNVQRTVAVFDRMYNTLQRARRELTDTTSNGTTNLLTATRTLFRRRRSQVQGTSTRRGRSTWQVGLFLLPGPDIQQLPSVSERHVLTNNGLGIPAKEVADCQLSTIDLNWSLADVNNFVCQSFPMISLNLVGFELAKVNRVKKIQKLQASCVRDLKKAVGKSRLYVVPRAEVGQPIPLPLNQPSTGPNFETTETSDLPLSEPITGPQPETTNELEEWRAIRHQQDQEYEQSLRADQEKDRRTEEISQYEERRLKIIQERLMRTNEEPADGIPLKFTFPDGTMKIRRFQVFDQIQALFDFVGTHSSATEYFYIKEATSAVSISSTVPGTLLDHYLNAPLNIHVRWMEMEDVQALFHQQNSVLLPSPDELETSEVQDDLETVESVTPDEIHSQDDMEIMDSGSREEMYSNHRENVSETVDSGPEIYNNYNNIMPDNDLPEPDDQDHQDGSEVMYLEDFVGSTEDILLELGKEINYNLSCRFNINRKNLLDGAFRAFGRKSYDPFKRISVRFSDECGNFEEGVDLGGPRREFLSLVLEEIEKSSMLAGPDGCKNLALDSVAVRQDRYYLVGKAIAVSMVHGGPSPGFFSPTLFECISNGQVSPTIEDVNDLDLQAKIKKISLAATMEELCEATECMSEYLANAGCLRAVKCLKDKDLLLQDILMFQVVNRLHGPLERLKEGLRTLELLEAVVKHKEAFRPLFCSPPQPLTADALDQLFDIRYSTVGSNKRAEENTTVAFWRDYLIDVEEGTSSCTLQKILTFATGCCALPAIGLKPQPSIEFLHPMDTSEREKFPTANTCINCLRLPLHKNYEMFKSNMDFGICNTQGFGQE from the exons ATGACGGGCTACAGCGATGATTTAGTATCGCCGGAAAATAATGTGCAACGTACTGTAGCCGTGTTTGACAGAATGTATAATACATTACAACGTGCCAGACGCGAATTAACAGATACCACTTCAAATGGTACTACAAACCTTTTGACTGCGACGAGAACACTCTTCAGGAGACGCAGAAGTCAAGTTCAAG GCACATCCACAAGAAGAGGACGTTCAACCTGGCAGGTGGGCCTCTTTCTCCTCCCAGGACCAGACATTCAGCAACTTCCATCTGTGTCTGAACGGCATGTGCTTACAAATAATGGATTAG gAATTCCAGCGAAGGAGGTAGCAGATTGCCAACTGTCCACAATCGATTTAAACTGGAGCCTGGCAGATGTGAATAATTTCGTTTGTCAGAGCTTCCCTATGATTAGTTTGAACCTGGTGGGTTTTGAGTTGGCAAAAGTAAACAGGGTGAAAAAAATCCAGAAGCTACAAGCAAGCTGTGTGAGAGATCTGAAGAAGGCTGTGGGAAAAAGCAGACTTTATGTTGTCCCTCGTGCTGAAGTGGGCCAG CCAATCCCCTTGCCTCTAAATCAACCATCCACAGGACCTAACTTTGAAACAACAGAG aCAAGTGACTTGCCTCTGAGTGAACCAATCACAGGGCCTCAACCTGAAACGACAAATGAATTAGAG GAGTGGAGAGCTATAAGGCATCAACAAGACCAAGAGTATGAGCAATCACTGAGAGCGGATCAGGAAAAG GATCGGAGGACAGAAGAAATATCTCAATATGAAGAGAGGCGCCTTAAG ATAATACAGGAAAGACTCATGAGGACAAATGAAGAACCAGCTGATGGCATACCACTAAAATTTACTTTCCCAGATGGCACAATGAAAATTAGACGGTTCCAAGTATTTGATCAAATACAG gcaCTGTTTGACTTTGTGGGAACACATTCCTCAGCCACAGAGTATTTTTACATAAAGGAAGCTACATCAGCTGTATCAATATCTAGCACAGTTCCCGGCACTCTTCTGGATCATTACTTGAATGCCCCATTGAACATTCATGTTCGATGGATGGAGATGGAAGATGTACAA gcccTTTTCCACCAGCAGAATTCAGTTCTTTTGCCAAGTCCAGATGAACTTGAGACTAGCGAGGTTCAAGATGACCTTGAAACAGTGGAATCTGTGACTCCAGACGAAATTCACAGTCAAGATGACATGGAAATCATGGATTCTGGTTCTCGAGAAGAAATGTACTCAAATCACAGAGAAAATGTCTCTGAAACAGTGGATTCTGGACCAGAAATATATAACAACTACAATAATATAATGCCAGACAATGATTTACCTGAGCCAGATGACCAAGATCATCAAGATGGTTCTGAAGTTAT GTATTTGGAAGACTTTGTCGGTTCTACAGAGGATATACTTTTGGAGCTTGGGAAAGAAATAAACTACAACTTAAGCTGCAGATTCAACATTAATCGAAAAAATCTACTAGATGGTGCATTCAGAGCATTTGGACGAAAATCCTATGATCCCTTCAAAAGAATTTCTGTCCGATTTTCTGATGAATGTGGAAATTTTGAAGAGGGTGTGGATTTGGGAGGCCCACGGAGGGAGTTCCTTAGCTTGGTCTTAGAAGAAATTGAAAAATCTTCAATGCTTGCGGGCCCAGATGGATGCAAAAACCTTGCTCTTGACTCTGTTG CTGTCAGACAAGACAGATACTATCTTGTTGGAAAAGCTATAGCTGTCAGCATGGTTCACGGGGGACCATCTCCAGGATTCTTTTCACCCACTTTGTTTGAATGCATCAGTAATGGACAAGTCTCACCCACGATAGAAGATGTAAATGACTTGGACTTGCAAGCTAAAATCAAAAAG ATTTCACTTGCTGCAACCATGGAGGAGTTGTGTGAGGCAACAGAGTGTATGAGTGAATACCTGGCAAATGCAGGATGCCTTCGAGCTGTAAAATGCCTAAAAGACAAAGATCTGCTTTTACAAGACATCCTAATGTTCCAAGTCGTGAACAGACTTCATGGTCCACTTGAACG aCTTAAGGAGGGCTTGAGGACTCTAGAACTGTTGGAGGCtgttgttaaacacaaagaaGCCTTCAGGCCCCTTTTTTGCAGCCCACCACAGCCACTTACAGCAGATGCCCTCGATCAGTTATTCGATATTCGTTACTCCACTGTTGGAAGTAACAAGCGGGCAGAGGAAAACACCACAGTGGCATTCTGGAGGGACTACCTTATAGATGTAGAAG AGGGCACCTCTAGCTGCACGCTACAGAAAATTCTTACATTTGCAACTGGATGCTGTGCTCTTCCTGCAATAGGATTAAAGCCACAGCCATCAATTGAGTTCTTGCACCCCATGGACACTTCCGAGAGAGAGAAGTTTCCAACTGCAAACACATGCATCAACTGTTTGCGCCTTCCTTTGCACAAAAACTATGAAATGTTTAAGTCTAATATGGACTTTGGCATTTGCAACACTCAAGGGTTTGGTCAAGAGTAG